Within the Mumia flava genome, the region TCGCTGATGCAGTCGACGAACTGGCCCAGCAGCTTGTCGCTGACGTCCTGCATCACCCCGCGCCCGAACTGCGCAGGCTTCCCGGTGATCGCGAGGTCGGTCGACACCTCGACCCGGGTCCCGTCGCCGTCGGGCTCCATCACGGCCCTGACCGTCGCGCCGGCGGTCCCCTGGCCGCGCTTGTCCTTGCCCTTCGCCTCGATCACCACACGGCGCGCGGACTCGTTCCGCTCGACGTACTCGCCGCTGCCGTTGTAGACCAGCGAGATCGGGCCCAGCTTCACCTTGATGCTGCCGGTGAAGGTGGACTCGTCGGTGACCTCGACGGTTGCTCCGGGCATGCACGGCGCGATCGACTCGAGATCGTTGAACGCCGCCCACGTGGTCTCGATCGGGGCCGGGACGGTGAACGAGTGCGAGAGCTCCATCAGGCGCCCGCCGCCTTCAGCACCGCCCGTCGGGTGAGGACCCCGGCGAGGTGGCGCCGGTAGTCGGCCGAGCCGTTCAGGTCGTCGGGAGGCGACGTGCCCTCGGCGACCCCGGCGACCGCCGCCGCGACCGCGGCCTCGTCGAGCGCGACGCCCCGCAGCGCGTCCTCGGTCGCGCGGGCCCGGACGGCGGTCGAGCCCATGTTCGTCAGCCCGATCCGGGCGTCGGCGATCGTGCCGCCCTCCACCTGGACCGTCGCTGCGACCGCGACGATCGACCACTGCTGCGCGACCCGGACGAACTTCTCGTACGCCGCGCCCCATCCCGTGTGCTTCGGCACCCGCACGGAGGTGAGCACCTCGTCCTCGCCGATCGCGGTCGTGAAGTAGTCGAGGAAGAAGTCGTCGGCCGCGACCGTCCGGGCGCCGTTCGGCCCGACGATCTCGAACGACGCGTCGAGCGCCCACGCCGGGGCCGGCAGGTCGCCGGCAGGATCGGCGTGCGCGAGCGCACCGCCGAACGTGCCCCGGTGGCGCACCTGCGGGTCTGCGACCGTCGCCGTGGCCTCCGCCAGCAGCGCCGCGTGCTCGCGTACGAGGGCGTTCGAGGCGACCTCGTGGTGCGGCGTCATCGCACCGATCACCAGCGCGTCCCCGTCCTCGCGGACACCACGCAGGTCGGGGATCCGCCCCAGGTCGACCAGCAGCTCGGGTCCGGCGAGCCGGAGCTTGAGGACCGGGATCAGGCTCTGGCCCCCCGCCACGATCTTCACGTCGTCCGCGCCGCTGGACAGCAGCCGGACGGCCTCCTCGACGGTGTCGGGTGCCTCGTAGTCGAAAGCTGTCGGAATCACTGCTCGTCCCCCTCGTCCGAACCCGTCTGGACCGCGCCGGTCGACGCGACGTCGCGCTGCGCGACCTCGGGACTGTTGACCGTCGGCGCTGCCGCCTCGGCCCCCCGGCCCTTGTCCGCCCCCTGCAGCGCCGCCCACACCTTCGCGGGCGAGCATGGCATCACGATGTCATCGACTCCGAGATGCCGCACGGCGTCGATCACGCCGTTCACGATCGCGGGGGTCGACGCGATCGTGCCGGCCTCGCCCACGCCCTTCACCCCGAGGGCGTTCGTCGAGGACGGCGTCTCCGTCCGGTCCGTCACGAACGACGGCACGTCTGCCGCGCTCGGGACCAGGTAGTCGACGAACGACCCGGTGACCAGCGTCCCCGACTCGTCGTGCACCGCCTCCTCGAACAGCGCCTGCGCGATGCCCTGGACGAGACCTCCGTGCACCTGCCCCTCGACGATCAGCGGATTGATCACGTGGCCGATGTCGTCGACGCAGACGTACTTCCGTAGCGTCACCTGTCCGGTCTCGGTGTCCACCTCCATCGCAGCGAGGTGCGTGCCGTGCGGGAACGAGAAGTTCTCCGGGTCGTAGGTCGCGTCCGAGTCGAGGCTGGCCTCCACGCCGTCGGGGAGGTTGTGCGCCGCGAAGACGGCGAGCGCGACCTCTCCGAGCGCCATCGAGGTGTCCGTGCCCCGGACCTTGAAGGTCCCCTCGGTGAACTCGAGGTCGTCCTCGCTCGCCTCCATCAGGTGGGCCGCGATCACCCGGGCCTTCTCGATCACCTTGTCGGCGGCGGCGACGACGGCCATGCCGCCGACGGCCAGCGAGCGCGAGCCGTACGTGTCGAGGCCGCGCTGCGCGATCGCGGTGTCGCCGTGCAGCACCTCGACGTTCTCGAACGGGACGCCCAGCCGGTCGGCGACGATCTGACTCCACGCCGTCTCGTGGCCCTGCCCGTGCGGGCTCGCTCCGGTGACGACCTCGACGTTGCCGGTCGGCAGCATCCGCACCTGCGCGTACTCCCAGCCGCCCGCGCCGTAGTCGAGCGACCCGAGCACCCGCGAGGGTGCCAGACCGCACATCTCGGTGAACGTCGAGACGCCGATCCCGAGCTGGACGCGGTCGCCGGACTCGCGGCGGCGGCGCTGCTCCTCGCGGAGCTCGTCGTACCCGAACAGCTCCATCGCCTTCGCGGTCGCGGCCTCGTAGTTGCCCGAGTCGTACTCCAATCCGCACACCGTGGTGAACGGGAACTCCTCGTGGCCGATCCAGTTCTTGCGCCGCAGCTCGAGCGGATCCATGTCGAGCTCGGCGGCGAGGTCGTCCATCAGCCGCTCGATCGCGAACGTCGCCTCCGGGCGGCCGGCCCCGCGGTACGCGTCGGTCCACGCCTTGTTCGTGAAGAGGTTCTGGCACTCGAACCGGTAGGCGGGGAACTTGTAGATCGCCGGGAACATGAACGCCCCGAGGATCGGGACTCCCGAGGTGACGAGCCCGAGGTAGGCGCCCATGTCGGCGAGCAGCGAGACCTTGAGGCCGGTGACGACCCCGTCCTTCGTCGCCGACAGGCTGAGCCTCTGCACCTGGCCGCGGCCGTGGTGCGCGGCCATCAGCGACTCCGAGCGGGTCTCGGTGTACTTGCAGGGCTTGCCGAGCTTGCGGGCCGCGATCATGGTGACGACCTCCTCGGGCGTCACCTGCAGCTTGCCGCCGAACCCGCCGCCGACGTCCGGCGCGATCACCCGCACCTTCGACTCGGGGATGCTGAGCGTCAGCGACAGCATGAGACGCAGGATGTGCGGCACCTGCGTCGCCGACCACATCACCACCTGCTCACCGGTCGGGTCCACGACGGTGGACCGCGGCTCCATGAAGGCCGGCATCAGCCGCGGCTGGTAGTACGTGCGGTCGATCCGGACCTCGGCGTCGGCGAGCGCCTGCTCGACGTCCCCGCCCGTCTCGGCCTCGCCGGAGTCGAACACCCAGAACGCCGACTTGTTCGTGCCCAGGTCCGGGTGGGCGAGCACCTCGTCCGTCGCGGCCTCCTCGAGGTCCGTCACGACCGGCAGGTCCTCGTACTCGACGTCGACGAGCGCCGCCGCATCCTGCGCATCGGCTGCCGAGCGGGCCACCACGCACGCGACGATCTCGCCGGCGAACGCCACGTGGTCGGTGGCGATCGACGGGTGGTGGGGCGACTTCTGGTCGGGCGTGATCGGCCAGGCGTTCGGGAGGGTGCCGCAGTTCTCGGCGGCGTCTGCCCCGGTGATCACCGTGACGACGCCGGAGGACTGCTTGGCCGCGTCCACGTCCAGGGACGTGATCCGCGCGTGCGCGAACGGGCTGCGGACCATCGCCAGGTAGAGCATCCCGGGCAGCGTCATGTTGTCGGTGTAGCGGGTCCGCCCGGTGATGAGGCGCTGGTCTTCCTTGCGCTTGCGGGGCGATCCGATCTCCGTGACGGTCATGCCACACCTGCCTCGCTCGAGGCGCCCGACCTCGTGCCGTCGGCGGACATCTCCTTGGCGGCGGCCTGCACGGCCTTGACGATGTTCTGGTAGCCGGTGCACCGGCAGAGGTTGCCTTCGAGGTTCTCTCGGACCGTCTGCTCGTCCGCCTCACCGAACTCGTTGACGACGTCGATCGACTGCATGATCATCCCCGGCGTGCAGAAGCCGCACTGCAGCGCGTGGGCCTCGTGGAAGGCCTTCTGCATCGGGTGCAGGTCGTCGCCGTCGGCGAGGCCCTCGACCGTACGGACCTCGTGGCCGTCGGCCTGGACGGCGAACATCGTGCAGGACTTCACGCTGCGACCGTCGAGATGGACGGTGCAGGCTCCGCAGTTGGTGGTGTCGCACCCGATCACCGTGCCGGTCTTGCCGAGCCGCTCGCGCAGGTACTGCACGAGGAGCATCCGAGGCTCGACCTGGTCGGTGTAGGCGACGTCATCGACGGTGACGGTGACGGACTTCATGGACGGTGCTGGCATGGTGACGCTCCCACTCGTCTCGAGGGTTTGTCCCATCGTTCTACACCTGTGTGATGTGCGCCACAGGCCGAATGCAGAATGCCCGTTCACCTGCCGACCGGTCGAACGGCCAGCGCCTCAGGCGTGCTCCTCATGATGGATGCGGCCGTCGAGCTCGCTCAGCCGCTCACCCTGGCCGCCCCACCGCAGCGCGATGATCTCCGCGGCGATCGACACCGCGGTCTCCTCGGGCGTACGGGCGCCCAGGTCGAGCCCGATCGGGCTCGACAGCCGCCCGATCTCCTCGTCGGTCATGCCCGCCTCGCGCAACCGCGCCAGGCGGTCGTCGTGCGTGCGTCGCGAGCCCATCGCGCCGACGAACGCCGGCGCGGGGTCGAGTCGCAGAGCCCGCTCGAGCACGGGCACGTCGAACTTCGGGTCGTGGGTGAGCACGCAGATCACGGTCCGGTCGTCGAGCGCGCCCGCCTCGGCCTGCTTGTCGAGGTACTTGTGCGGCCAGGAGACCACGACCTCGTCGGCGTCCGGGAACCGCGCGGGCGTCGCGAAGACCGGCCGCGCGTCGCACACCGTCACGCGGTAGCCGAGGAAGGTGCCCTGCCGCGCCACGGCCGAGGCGAAGTCGATCGCTCCGAACACGAGCATCCGCGGCTTCGGAGCGAACGACGACACGAAGACCCGCATCCCCTCGCCGCGGCGCTCGCCCTGCGGCCCGTACGTGAGCGTGGCCGTCCGACCGCTCGCGAGGAGACCCTGCACGTCGTCCGCGACGGCGTCGTCGGCCCGCGCCAGGCCGAGCGAGCCGGTGTGTCCGTCCGGCCGCACCACGAGCCGCTTCCCGACCCAGGCG harbors:
- a CDS encoding SRPBCC family protein, giving the protein MELSHSFTVPAPIETTWAAFNDLESIAPCMPGATVEVTDESTFTGSIKVKLGPISLVYNGSGEYVERNESARRVVIEAKGKDKRGQGTAGATVRAVMEPDGDGTRVEVSTDLAITGKPAQFGRGVMQDVSDKLLGQFVDCISDRLTATGADQSADERAGDAAEGADAPGTQDEPEVAATAMPGRHAAEPAEGPDAPAAADESTRTAGTVGAPSPPYGGPASAGAASSGATASPGRVAAPAEVDLAGTVLPVVLRRYGPRIVAGLVAFVIVWRAVRRARR
- a CDS encoding (2Fe-2S)-binding protein; translation: MPAPSMKSVTVTVDDVAYTDQVEPRMLLVQYLRERLGKTGTVIGCDTTNCGACTVHLDGRSVKSCTMFAVQADGHEVRTVEGLADGDDLHPMQKAFHEAHALQCGFCTPGMIMQSIDVVNEFGEADEQTVRENLEGNLCRCTGYQNIVKAVQAAAKEMSADGTRSGASSEAGVA
- a CDS encoding xanthine dehydrogenase family protein molybdopterin-binding subunit → MTVTEIGSPRKRKEDQRLITGRTRYTDNMTLPGMLYLAMVRSPFAHARITSLDVDAAKQSSGVVTVITGADAAENCGTLPNAWPITPDQKSPHHPSIATDHVAFAGEIVACVVARSAADAQDAAALVDVEYEDLPVVTDLEEAATDEVLAHPDLGTNKSAFWVFDSGEAETGGDVEQALADAEVRIDRTYYQPRLMPAFMEPRSTVVDPTGEQVVMWSATQVPHILRLMLSLTLSIPESKVRVIAPDVGGGFGGKLQVTPEEVVTMIAARKLGKPCKYTETRSESLMAAHHGRGQVQRLSLSATKDGVVTGLKVSLLADMGAYLGLVTSGVPILGAFMFPAIYKFPAYRFECQNLFTNKAWTDAYRGAGRPEATFAIERLMDDLAAELDMDPLELRRKNWIGHEEFPFTTVCGLEYDSGNYEAATAKAMELFGYDELREEQRRRRESGDRVQLGIGVSTFTEMCGLAPSRVLGSLDYGAGGWEYAQVRMLPTGNVEVVTGASPHGQGHETAWSQIVADRLGVPFENVEVLHGDTAIAQRGLDTYGSRSLAVGGMAVVAAADKVIEKARVIAAHLMEASEDDLEFTEGTFKVRGTDTSMALGEVALAVFAAHNLPDGVEASLDSDATYDPENFSFPHGTHLAAMEVDTETGQVTLRKYVCVDDIGHVINPLIVEGQVHGGLVQGIAQALFEEAVHDESGTLVTGSFVDYLVPSAADVPSFVTDRTETPSSTNALGVKGVGEAGTIASTPAIVNGVIDAVRHLGVDDIVMPCSPAKVWAALQGADKGRGAEAAAPTVNSPEVAQRDVASTGAVQTGSDEGDEQ
- a CDS encoding FAD binding domain-containing protein, translated to MIPTAFDYEAPDTVEEAVRLLSSGADDVKIVAGGQSLIPVLKLRLAGPELLVDLGRIPDLRGVREDGDALVIGAMTPHHEVASNALVREHAALLAEATATVADPQVRHRGTFGGALAHADPAGDLPAPAWALDASFEIVGPNGARTVAADDFFLDYFTTAIGEDEVLTSVRVPKHTGWGAAYEKFVRVAQQWSIVAVAATVQVEGGTIADARIGLTNMGSTAVRARATEDALRGVALDEAAVAAAVAGVAEGTSPPDDLNGSADYRRHLAGVLTRRAVLKAAGA
- a CDS encoding XdhC family protein, whose protein sequence is MREVLDELLETWKAGETAGLGTVVQTFRSAPRPAGASMVVAPDGSAYGSVSGGCVEGAVYELAQEVVGSGGATLQRYGVSDDDAFAVGLTCGGILDVFVEPVSQETFPELAEVVGDIEAERPVAVATVIEHPDAAWVGKRLVVRPDGHTGSLGLARADDAVADDVQGLLASGRTATLTYGPQGERRGEGMRVFVSSFAPKPRMLVFGAIDFASAVARQGTFLGYRVTVCDARPVFATPARFPDADEVVVSWPHKYLDKQAEAGALDDRTVICVLTHDPKFDVPVLERALRLDPAPAFVGAMGSRRTHDDRLARLREAGMTDEEIGRLSSPIGLDLGARTPEETAVSIAAEIIALRWGGQGERLSELDGRIHHEEHA